A genomic region of Herbaspirillum sp. DW155 contains the following coding sequences:
- a CDS encoding RNA-binding S4 domain-containing protein, whose translation MDTTRIDKWCWAARFFKTRSQATEAVERGRIKLNGERTKPAHNVKTGDRLDVDNGATEWEVLVTGIADKRGSATIAATLYQETAESIARRAAQAERHRLFREPSAEIKGRPTKRDRRLLDRSSS comes from the coding sequence ATGGACACCACCCGCATCGACAAATGGTGCTGGGCCGCGCGCTTCTTCAAGACGCGTTCGCAGGCCACCGAAGCCGTGGAGCGCGGCCGCATCAAGCTCAACGGCGAACGCACCAAGCCCGCCCATAACGTCAAGACCGGCGACCGCCTCGACGTCGACAACGGCGCCACCGAATGGGAAGTGCTGGTCACCGGCATCGCCGACAAGCGCGGCTCGGCCACCATCGCCGCCACCCTCTACCAGGAAACCGCAGAGAGCATCGCCCGTCGCGCCGCCCAGGCCGAGCGACACCGGCTCTTCCGCGAGCCCTCCGCCGAAATCAAGGGACGCCCCACCAAGCGCGACCGGCGCCTGCTCGACCGTTCGTCCTCCTGA
- a CDS encoding TetR/AcrR family transcriptional regulator: protein MTETSKLPTAPARPKFLRKGEQTRAAILDVALELASRDGLEGLTIGLLAEKMKMSKSGVFAHFGSREDLQIEVVRLYHTRFEQDVFYPSIKEPRGLPRLEGMFARWIKQVTVEIALGCIYISGAVEYDDRPGAIRDHLVAMVQAWRDALERCIKQAIEAGHLRPDIEVSQMVYEMYGLILALHHDARFLHIPGSVERAEASFRRLIDSYRPQGSDSASTATPKNSKSAARKAA from the coding sequence ATGACAGAGACAAGCAAGCTGCCCACCGCGCCCGCCCGGCCCAAGTTCCTGCGCAAGGGCGAGCAGACCCGTGCCGCCATCCTGGACGTGGCGCTGGAGCTGGCCAGCCGCGACGGTCTGGAAGGGCTCACCATCGGCCTGCTGGCTGAAAAGATGAAGATGAGCAAGTCCGGCGTCTTCGCCCATTTCGGCTCGCGTGAGGATCTTCAGATCGAGGTCGTGCGCCTGTACCACACCCGTTTCGAGCAGGACGTGTTCTATCCCTCCATCAAGGAGCCGCGCGGTCTGCCGCGCCTGGAAGGCATGTTCGCCCGCTGGATCAAGCAGGTCACGGTGGAAATCGCCCTGGGCTGCATCTACATCAGCGGCGCGGTCGAATATGACGACCGCCCCGGCGCCATCCGCGATCATCTGGTGGCCATGGTCCAGGCCTGGCGCGATGCGCTGGAGCGCTGCATCAAGCAGGCCATCGAGGCCGGCCATCTGCGCCCCGACATCGAGGTCAGCCAGATGGTCTACGAAATGTATGGCCTGATCCTGGCCCTGCATCACGATGCGCGCTTCCTGCACATCCCCGGCAGCGTTGAACGCGCCGAGGCAAGCTTCCGCCGGCTGATCGACAGCTACCGGCCACAAGGCAGCGACAGCGCCAGCACGGCCACTCCCAAGAATTCCAAATCGGCAGCCAGGAAGGCCGCCTAA
- a CDS encoding acyl-CoA dehydrogenase C-terminal domain-containing protein codes for MPQYNAPLRDMQFVLHELLNVEEVFKELPPHADTNRELVDQVLEEGGKFASQVLFPLNHSGDREGCHYDRESKTVTTPKGFKEAYKQYVEAGWAALSCDPEFGGQGLPLTINNSFYEMLNSSNQAWTMYPGLSHGAYECLHAHGSEEQKQLYLPKLVSGEWTGTMCLTEAHCGTDLGLLRSKAEPQADGSYKITGNKIFISAGENDVSANIVHLVLARLPDAPEGSKGISLFLVPKFLPNADGSLGARNPIFCGAIEEKMGIHGNATCQMNLDGATGWLIGQPHKGLQAMFVFMNAARLGVGMQGLGLTEVAYQNALVYAKDRLQMRSLSGIKAADKPADPIIVHPDVRRMLLTAKAFAEGGRAFTSYVALELDKELTHPDEQVRKDSADIVALLTPVVKAFLTDNAWMATSECLQVYGGHGYIAEWGMEQYVRDARINMIYEGTNTIQSLDLLGRKILMDNGAKLKKFGAQIQAFVEEHGTDEAMSEFITPLADIGDKVTKLTMEIGMKSFANQDEAGAAAVPYLRVVGHLVFSYLFARMAKIALEKQDSGDSFYTAKLATARFYFARLLPETAMLIRQARSGAANLMALDAELF; via the coding sequence ATGCCCCAATACAACGCCCCCTTGCGCGACATGCAATTCGTGCTGCACGAGCTGCTCAATGTCGAGGAAGTCTTCAAAGAACTGCCGCCGCATGCCGACACCAACCGCGAACTGGTCGACCAGGTGCTGGAAGAGGGTGGCAAGTTTGCGTCGCAGGTGCTGTTCCCGCTGAACCATTCGGGTGACCGCGAGGGTTGCCATTACGATCGCGAGAGCAAGACCGTCACCACGCCCAAGGGGTTCAAAGAAGCCTACAAGCAATACGTCGAAGCCGGCTGGGCGGCCTTGTCCTGTGATCCGGAATTCGGTGGCCAGGGCCTGCCGCTGACGATCAACAATTCCTTCTACGAGATGCTGAACTCGTCCAACCAGGCCTGGACCATGTACCCCGGGTTGTCGCACGGCGCCTACGAGTGCCTGCATGCGCACGGTTCGGAAGAACAGAAGCAGCTCTACCTGCCCAAGCTGGTCTCGGGCGAATGGACTGGCACCATGTGCCTGACCGAAGCTCATTGCGGTACCGACCTGGGTTTGTTGCGCAGCAAGGCCGAGCCGCAGGCCGATGGCTCCTACAAGATCACGGGCAACAAGATTTTCATCTCCGCCGGAGAAAACGACGTTTCCGCCAATATCGTTCATCTGGTGCTGGCGCGTTTGCCCGATGCACCGGAAGGTTCGAAAGGAATTTCGCTTTTCCTGGTTCCCAAGTTTTTGCCCAATGCCGACGGCTCGCTGGGCGCACGCAACCCGATCTTCTGCGGTGCTATCGAAGAAAAGATGGGCATCCACGGCAATGCCACCTGCCAGATGAATCTGGACGGCGCCACCGGCTGGCTGATCGGCCAGCCGCACAAGGGCCTGCAGGCCATGTTCGTGTTCATGAACGCAGCCCGCCTGGGCGTGGGCATGCAAGGCCTGGGCCTGACCGAAGTGGCCTATCAGAACGCGCTGGTCTACGCCAAGGACCGCCTGCAGATGCGCAGCCTGTCCGGCATCAAGGCCGCCGACAAGCCGGCCGATCCGATCATCGTGCACCCCGACGTGCGCCGCATGCTGCTGACCGCCAAGGCGTTTGCCGAAGGCGGCCGTGCCTTCACCTCCTATGTCGCGCTGGAGCTGGACAAGGAACTGACCCACCCCGATGAACAAGTGCGCAAGGACAGCGCCGACATCGTGGCCCTGCTGACCCCGGTGGTGAAGGCCTTCCTCACCGACAATGCCTGGATGGCGACCTCCGAATGCCTGCAGGTCTATGGCGGCCACGGCTACATCGCCGAATGGGGCATGGAGCAATACGTACGCGATGCCCGCATCAACATGATCTACGAAGGCACCAACACCATCCAGTCGCTGGACCTGCTGGGCCGCAAGATCCTGATGGACAACGGCGCCAAGCTCAAGAAATTCGGCGCGCAGATCCAGGCCTTCGTGGAAGAGCATGGTACCGATGAGGCCATGTCCGAATTCATCACCCCGCTGGCCGACATCGGCGACAAGGTGACCAAGCTGACCATGGAAATCGGCATGAAGTCCTTCGCCAATCAGGATGAAGCCGGTGCCGCCGCCGTGCCTTACCTGCGCGTGGTGGGCCATCTGGTGTTCTCCTACCTGTTCGCCCGCATGGCCAAGATCGCGCTGGAAAAGCAGGACAGCGGCGACAGCTTCTACACCGCCAAGCTGGCCACGGCACGCTTCTACTTCGCGCGCCTGCTGCCGGAAACCGCGATGCTGATCCGCCAGGCCCGTTCGGGTGCGGCCAATCTGATGGCGCTGGACGCAGAGTTGTTCTGA
- a CDS encoding 3-hydroxyacyl-CoA dehydrogenase/enoyl-CoA hydratase family protein, which yields MSNFIVKKVAVLGAGVMGAQIAAHCINARVPVVLFDLPAKEGPKNGIVQRAIENLKKLSPAPLGNKDDAALIQVANYEDDLAVLEGCDLIIEAIAERMDWKHDLYKKVAPHIGPKAIFASNTSGLSINALSEGFDAGLKARFCGVHFFNPPRYMHLVELIPTRSTEPHILDQLEAFLTTTLGKGVVRAFDTPNFVANRVGVFGILATIIEADKYGLSVDVVDDLTGAKLGRAKSGTFRTADVVGLDTMGHVIRTMQDNLKDDPFFSTYATPPLLARLVEQGALGQKSGAGYYKKVGKDILRIDAAKGDYVPGGGKADDIIARILKEKDPVKRMKALHDSTNPQGQFLWAIFRDAFHYIAVHLESVADNARDLDFAMRWGFGWSVGPFETWQAAGWKQIAQWVKEDIDAGKALSNAPLPDWVFDGRDGVHSEKGSYSPSKKADVARSDLPVYQRQAFRAPLVGEGAADGRSAGTTFFEDESVRIWHQNDDVLILSFKTKMHVIGQGVIDGMNKAVTEAEQNFKGLVIWHPDAAEGGAFSAGADLQSMLPLFMSGGVKAIEPVVHQLQQAHQRLKYASVPVIAAVAGLALGGGCELLLHAAKRVVSIESYIGLVEVGVGLIPAGGGLKEAAVRAAREAKGNDILQFLKEYMLAAATANVSKSALEARKLGYLREDDVIVFNPYELLHVAKVEARALFDAGYRPQLPPQIPVIGRNGLATIMAQLVNMRDGGFISAHDFKLGKMIAETVAGGEVEEGSIVNEQWLLDIERKFFMELLNHPKTQERIMGMMQTGKPVRN from the coding sequence GTGTCCAATTTCATCGTCAAAAAAGTGGCCGTGCTCGGCGCGGGCGTCATGGGGGCGCAGATCGCCGCCCATTGCATCAATGCCCGCGTGCCGGTCGTGCTGTTCGATCTGCCGGCCAAGGAAGGCCCGAAGAACGGCATCGTGCAACGCGCCATCGAGAACCTCAAGAAGCTCAGCCCCGCACCGCTGGGCAACAAGGATGACGCGGCCTTGATCCAGGTCGCCAACTACGAAGATGATCTGGCCGTGCTGGAAGGCTGCGACCTCATCATCGAAGCCATCGCCGAGCGTATGGACTGGAAGCACGACCTCTACAAGAAGGTCGCTCCGCACATCGGACCCAAGGCCATCTTCGCCTCCAACACCTCGGGCCTGTCGATCAATGCGCTCTCCGAAGGTTTCGATGCGGGCCTCAAGGCGCGCTTCTGCGGCGTGCACTTCTTCAACCCGCCGCGCTACATGCACCTGGTCGAACTGATCCCGACTCGCTCGACCGAACCGCACATCCTCGACCAGCTCGAAGCCTTCCTTACCACCACTTTGGGCAAGGGCGTGGTGCGCGCCTTCGACACCCCCAACTTCGTGGCCAACCGCGTGGGCGTGTTCGGCATCCTGGCTACCATCATCGAAGCCGACAAGTATGGCCTCTCGGTCGATGTGGTCGATGACCTGACCGGCGCCAAGCTGGGCCGCGCCAAATCCGGTACCTTCCGTACCGCCGACGTGGTGGGCCTGGATACCATGGGTCACGTCATCCGTACCATGCAGGACAACCTGAAGGATGATCCCTTCTTCTCCACCTATGCCACCCCGCCGCTGTTGGCCAGGCTGGTCGAGCAGGGCGCGCTGGGTCAGAAGAGCGGCGCCGGCTATTACAAGAAAGTCGGCAAGGACATCCTGCGCATCGACGCGGCCAAGGGTGATTACGTGCCGGGCGGCGGCAAGGCCGATGACATCATCGCCCGCATCCTGAAGGAAAAGGATCCGGTCAAGCGCATGAAGGCGCTGCATGATTCGACCAATCCGCAAGGCCAGTTCCTGTGGGCCATCTTCCGCGATGCCTTCCACTACATCGCCGTGCATCTGGAATCGGTGGCCGACAACGCACGCGATCTCGACTTCGCCATGCGTTGGGGCTTCGGCTGGAGCGTCGGTCCCTTCGAGACCTGGCAGGCCGCCGGCTGGAAGCAGATCGCGCAATGGGTCAAGGAAGACATTGATGCCGGCAAGGCGCTCTCCAACGCACCGCTGCCCGACTGGGTTTTCGACGGTCGTGATGGCGTGCATTCGGAGAAGGGTTCGTATTCGCCCTCGAAGAAGGCCGACGTGGCCCGTTCCGACCTGCCGGTCTACCAGCGCCAGGCCTTCCGCGCGCCGCTGGTGGGCGAGGGTGCGGCCGATGGCAGGAGTGCCGGCACCACCTTCTTCGAAGACGAATCGGTCCGCATCTGGCATCAGAACGACGATGTGCTGATCCTGTCCTTCAAGACCAAGATGCACGTGATCGGCCAGGGCGTGATCGACGGCATGAACAAGGCCGTCACCGAAGCCGAACAGAACTTCAAGGGCCTGGTGATCTGGCATCCGGATGCGGCTGAAGGCGGCGCCTTCTCCGCCGGTGCCGACCTGCAGTCGATGCTGCCGCTGTTCATGTCCGGTGGCGTCAAGGCCATCGAGCCGGTGGTGCACCAGCTGCAGCAGGCGCACCAGCGTCTGAAGTACGCCAGCGTGCCGGTGATTGCCGCTGTCGCCGGCCTGGCCCTGGGTGGCGGTTGCGAACTGCTGTTGCATGCGGCCAAGCGCGTGGTCTCCATCGAGTCCTACATCGGCCTGGTGGAAGTGGGCGTGGGCCTGATCCCGGCCGGTGGCGGTCTCAAGGAAGCCGCCGTGCGCGCTGCCCGCGAAGCCAAGGGCAACGACATCCTGCAATTCCTGAAGGAATACATGCTGGCTGCGGCCACTGCCAATGTGTCGAAGTCCGCATTGGAAGCGCGCAAGCTGGGCTACCTGCGCGAGGATGACGTGATCGTCTTCAACCCGTATGAATTGCTGCACGTGGCCAAGGTCGAAGCGCGCGCGCTGTTCGACGCCGGCTATCGTCCGCAGCTGCCGCCGCAGATACCGGTGATCGGCCGCAACGGCCTGGCCACCATCATGGCGCAGCTGGTCAACATGCGTGATGGCGGTTTCATCTCGGCGCACGATTTCAAGCTGGGCAAGATGATCGCCGAAACCGTCGCCGGTGGCGAGGTGGAAGAGGGCAGCATCGTCAATGAACAATGGCTGCTCGATATCGAGCGCAAGTTTTTCATGGAGCTGCTCAACCACCCCAAGACCCAGGAACGCATCATGGGCATGATGCAAACCGGCAAGCCTGTGCGCAACTAA
- a CDS encoding acetyl-CoA C-acyltransferase, with protein MSKQLQDAYIVAATRTPIGKAPRGMFKNTRPDDLLVRAIQSAVAQVPGLDPKLIEDAIVGCSFPEGAQGLNMARNAVLLAGLPNTIGGVTINRYCASGITAIAMAADRIRVGEADVMIAAGAESMSMVPMMGFHPSININAFKDENVGMAYGMGLTAEKVAQQWKVSREAQDEFSLASHQKAIAAQQAGEFADEMTSVEIVERFPNLATGEIDIKTRTVSLDEGPRADSNLAALAKLKPVFAAKGSVTAGNSSQTSDGAGALIIVSEKILKQFNLTPLARFVSFAVRGVPPEIMGIGPKEAIPAALKAGGLTQDQIDWIELNEAFAAQALAVIGDLGLDPSKVNPMGGAIALGHPLGATGAIRAATAIHALRRKNLKYGMVTMCVGTGMGAAGIFERV; from the coding sequence ATGAGCAAACAACTGCAAGACGCCTACATCGTCGCCGCCACCCGTACCCCCATCGGCAAGGCGCCGCGTGGCATGTTCAAGAACACCCGCCCGGATGACCTGCTGGTGCGTGCCATCCAGTCCGCCGTGGCGCAGGTGCCGGGACTGGATCCCAAGCTGATCGAGGACGCCATCGTCGGCTGCTCCTTCCCCGAAGGCGCACAGGGCCTGAACATGGCGCGCAATGCCGTGCTGCTGGCCGGCCTGCCCAATACCATCGGCGGCGTCACCATCAACCGCTACTGCGCCTCCGGCATCACCGCCATCGCCATGGCCGCCGACCGCATCCGCGTGGGCGAAGCCGATGTGATGATCGCGGCCGGTGCCGAATCGATGTCGATGGTGCCGATGATGGGTTTCCATCCCTCCATCAACATCAATGCCTTCAAGGATGAGAACGTCGGCATGGCCTATGGCATGGGCCTGACCGCCGAGAAGGTGGCGCAGCAGTGGAAGGTCTCGCGTGAAGCGCAGGACGAGTTCTCGCTGGCCTCGCACCAGAAGGCCATCGCCGCCCAGCAGGCCGGTGAATTCGCCGACGAGATGACCTCGGTCGAGATCGTCGAGCGCTTCCCCAACCTGGCCACCGGCGAGATCGACATCAAGACCCGCACCGTCAGCCTGGATGAAGGTCCGCGCGCCGATTCCAACCTGGCCGCGCTGGCCAAGTTGAAGCCCGTCTTCGCCGCCAAGGGCAGCGTCACCGCGGGCAACAGCTCGCAGACTTCCGATGGCGCCGGTGCGCTGATCATCGTCTCGGAAAAGATCCTGAAGCAATTCAACCTGACCCCGCTGGCGCGCTTCGTCTCCTTCGCCGTGCGCGGCGTGCCGCCGGAGATCATGGGCATCGGTCCGAAGGAAGCGATTCCTGCGGCGCTGAAGGCCGGTGGCCTGACGCAGGACCAGATCGACTGGATCGAATTGAACGAAGCCTTCGCTGCGCAAGCATTGGCGGTCATCGGCGACCTCGGCCTGGACCCGAGCAAGGTCAACCCCATGGGCGGCGCCATTGCCCTGGGCCACCCGCTTGGGGCCACCGGTGCCATCCGTGCGGCCACCGCCATCCATGCACTGCGCCGCAAGAACCTGAAGTACGGCATGGTGACCATGTGCGTGGGCACCGGCATGGGTGCTGCTGGCATCTTCGAACGCGTCTGA
- a CDS encoding enoyl-CoA hydratase produces MDIQLTKADGILTIHFDREDKKNAITAAMYQQLADALKDAETDSAVRAILFTGKPKAFSAGNDLEDFLKNPPKTQDAPVFQFLWQISHAAKPIVAAVSGVAVGIGTTLLLHCDLVYAADNARFSMPFTQLGLCPEAASSLLLPHIAGYQRAAEKLLLGEAFGADEACQMGVVNRVLPLEELLPYAQQQAARLAALPAASIRVTKQLMKKNRVTATEQQMVAEIEHFSRMLTAPEAKEAFTAFFEKRKPDFTQFA; encoded by the coding sequence ATGGATATCCAGCTCACCAAGGCCGATGGCATCCTGACCATCCACTTCGACCGCGAAGACAAGAAGAACGCCATCACCGCCGCCATGTACCAGCAACTGGCCGATGCCTTGAAGGACGCCGAGACCGACAGCGCGGTACGCGCCATCCTCTTCACCGGCAAGCCGAAAGCCTTCTCGGCGGGCAACGATCTGGAAGACTTCCTGAAGAATCCGCCCAAGACCCAGGACGCGCCGGTATTCCAGTTCCTGTGGCAGATCAGCCATGCCGCCAAGCCCATCGTGGCGGCGGTTTCGGGCGTGGCTGTCGGCATCGGCACAACGCTGCTTCTGCATTGCGATCTGGTGTATGCGGCCGACAACGCCAGATTTTCGATGCCCTTCACGCAACTGGGTTTGTGCCCGGAAGCCGCGTCTTCGCTGCTGTTGCCGCATATCGCGGGGTACCAGCGCGCGGCCGAGAAGTTGTTGCTGGGCGAAGCCTTCGGCGCAGACGAAGCCTGCCAGATGGGTGTGGTCAATCGCGTGCTGCCGCTGGAGGAATTGCTGCCCTACGCGCAGCAGCAGGCGGCCAGGCTGGCGGCATTGCCGGCTGCGTCGATCCGGGTGACCAAGCAGTTGATGAAGAAGAACCGCGTGACGGCGACCGAGCAGCAGATGGTGGCCGAGATCGAGCACTTCTCGCGCATGCTGACCGCGCCGGAAGCGAAGGAAGCCTTCACCGCCTTCTTTGAGAAGCGCAAACCTGATTTCACGCAGTTTGCATGA
- a CDS encoding AsnC family transcriptional regulator, translated as MFQELMERMLEDEIGIEKFASRIVLRHPYEQRAEPVEVIASGKRSWK; from the coding sequence ATGTTTCAGGAACTGATGGAGCGCATGCTGGAGGATGAGATCGGCATCGAGAAATTCGCCAGCCGTATCGTGCTGCGCCATCCGTATGAACAGCGGGCGGAACCGGTGGAGGTGATTGCTTCCGGCAAGCGCAGCTGGAAATGA
- a CDS encoding haloacid dehalogenase type II, whose translation MTFKPKFISFDCYGTLINSEMGPTARRLFADRVDEKRMPAFLESFRFYRLDEVLGAWKPFFDVVENSLQRACHAHGVEYRASDAQAVYAAVATWQPHPHVVETLEKIAPHIPLVILSNSMIDLIPHSVAHLKAPFHAVYTAEEAQAYKPRAQAFEYMFDQLGCGPEEMVHCSSSFRYDHMTAADLGFMGKAFIDRNHEPYCDGYGVSRLTDFRELAGLVGL comes from the coding sequence ATGACTTTCAAGCCCAAGTTCATCAGTTTCGATTGCTACGGCACCCTCATCAACTCTGAAATGGGTCCGACCGCCCGCAGGCTTTTCGCCGATCGCGTCGATGAAAAACGCATGCCCGCCTTCCTGGAAAGCTTCCGCTTCTATCGTCTCGATGAAGTGCTGGGTGCGTGGAAGCCTTTCTTCGATGTCGTCGAAAACTCCCTCCAGCGCGCCTGTCACGCCCACGGCGTGGAATACCGCGCCAGCGATGCGCAGGCAGTGTATGCCGCCGTGGCGACCTGGCAACCGCATCCGCATGTGGTGGAAACCCTGGAAAAGATTGCCCCGCACATCCCGCTGGTGATCCTGTCGAACTCCATGATCGACCTGATCCCGCACAGCGTGGCGCATCTGAAAGCGCCTTTCCATGCGGTCTATACCGCCGAGGAAGCGCAAGCCTACAAGCCGCGGGCACAGGCCTTCGAATACATGTTCGACCAGCTCGGCTGCGGTCCTGAAGAGATGGTGCATTGCTCCTCGAGCTTCCGCTACGACCATATGACGGCGGCCGATCTCGGTTTCATGGGCAAGGCCTTCATCGATCGCAACCACGAACCGTACTGCGACGGCTATGGCGTGAGCCGGCTGACGGATTTCCGCGAGCTGGCCGGCCTGGTGGGCCTTTGA
- a CDS encoding GGDEF domain-containing protein: protein MALDPSTLLILTIALAAAAALYLTIEWVSVRERSLLLWSSGFAIITVGSFLALLRSRGYLLIGIWFANGLLIAAHACFLAGVAWFTRTRISRAWWLIALLWLLMLLLPTHAWWSRVMLGLQSLMIAALTLRASSLLRPHGASLSVGAAQLRYVLLVHGAFYLAKAISALVLGAFVDLAAFGGTLIQISLVEGSMAVMLIALSMTGTERHRREERIGQLAARDPLTGLLNRRALQERAPVLLAQASQAHPGALLLIDIDNFKQVNDLHGHAAGDKLLQAFSDLLREALPADALAARLGGDEFVILLQNVREEEVEQTGERLRQAFAHVAHKAFPTPDAVSLSVGVSLYGTAGLALENLMALADAALYEAKRAGRDRVAMRPASVIATSP, encoded by the coding sequence ATGGCTCTCGACCCCTCCACTCTGCTCATCCTCACCATTGCGCTGGCTGCGGCCGCTGCGCTCTACCTCACCATCGAATGGGTCAGCGTGCGGGAGCGCTCGCTGCTGCTGTGGAGCAGCGGTTTTGCCATCATCACGGTCGGCTCCTTCCTGGCACTGCTGCGCTCGCGCGGCTATCTGCTGATCGGCATCTGGTTCGCCAATGGCCTGCTGATCGCCGCCCATGCCTGCTTTCTGGCCGGGGTGGCGTGGTTCACGCGCACCCGCATCTCACGCGCATGGTGGCTCATCGCGCTGCTATGGCTGCTGATGTTGCTGCTGCCGACGCACGCCTGGTGGTCGCGCGTGATGCTGGGCCTGCAGTCGCTGATGATCGCGGCTCTCACCTTGCGTGCCAGCAGCCTGCTGCGTCCGCATGGCGCGTCCCTGAGCGTGGGCGCGGCGCAGTTGCGCTATGTGTTGCTGGTGCATGGGGCGTTCTATCTGGCCAAGGCGATATCGGCGCTGGTGCTGGGCGCCTTCGTCGACCTGGCCGCGTTTGGCGGCACCCTCATCCAGATTTCGCTGGTAGAGGGATCGATGGCAGTGATGCTGATCGCACTGTCGATGACCGGCACCGAGCGCCATCGCCGCGAAGAACGCATCGGACAACTGGCCGCACGCGATCCGCTGACGGGGCTGTTGAACCGGCGCGCGCTGCAGGAGCGGGCGCCGGTGCTGCTGGCGCAGGCCAGTCAGGCGCATCCCGGAGCCCTGCTGCTGATCGATATCGACAACTTCAAGCAGGTCAACGACCTGCACGGCCATGCAGCCGGTGACAAGCTGCTGCAAGCCTTCAGCGACCTGCTGCGCGAGGCCTTGCCTGCCGATGCGCTGGCGGCCCGGCTGGGCGGTGATGAATTCGTGATCCTCTTGCAGAACGTGCGCGAAGAAGAGGTCGAGCAGACCGGCGAGCGCTTGCGACAAGCCTTTGCGCATGTGGCCCACAAGGCCTTTCCCACCCCCGACGCCGTGAGCCTCAGCGTGGGCGTCAGCCTCTATGGCACCGCCGGTCTTGCGCTGGAAAACCTGATGGCCCTTGCCGATGCAGCGCTGTATGAGGCCAAGCGGGCGGGGCGTGACCGGGTGGCCATGCGCCCGGCCAGCGTCATTGCAACCAGTCCTTGA